One genomic segment of Tursiops truncatus isolate mTurTru1 chromosome 4, mTurTru1.mat.Y, whole genome shotgun sequence includes these proteins:
- the TFRC gene encoding transferrin receptor protein 1 isoform X1 gives MMDQARSAFSNLFGGEPLSYTRFSLARQVDGDNSHVEMKLAVDEEENVDNNMRGNHTNVTKPKRLNGYICYGTIAVIVFFLIGFMIGYLGYCKRVEPKADCERPAGREPSCTEETETFETEEQLPETRRIFWADLKSTLSKRLDAIDFTSAIKMLNGNSYVPREAGSQKDESLAFYIENQFRELKLSKAWHDEHFVKIQVKGSNAHNSVTIVSESGSSSTVYLVENPEGYVAYSKATTVTAANAESLNAIGVLIYMDQTKFPIVNADLPVFGHAHLGTGDPYTPGFPSFNHTQFPPSQSSGLPNIPVQTISRAGAEKLFRNMEGDCPPIWGLDSSCKLVSSQNKNVKLTVNNVLKEIRIFNIFGVIKGFEEPDRYVIVGAQRDAWGPGAAKSSVGTSLLLKLAQILSDMVLKGQFKPSRSIVFASWSGGDFGAIGATEWLEGYLASLHLKAFTYINLDKAVLGTSKFKVSSSPLLYSLIEKTMQDVKHPVTGLSLYRDSNWINKVEKLSFDNAAFPFLAYSGIPAVSFCFCEDTDYPYLGTPMDTYEVLNQNVPQLNKMARAAAEVAGLLVIKLTHDVELNLNYEMYNDKILWFVREMNQFRADIKEMGLNLQWLYSARGDFFRATSRLTTDYKNAERTNRFVMREINDRIMKVEYHFLSPYVSPRESPFRHIFWGSGSHTLSALLEHLKLRQKNNGAFNETLLKNQLALATWTIQGAANALSGDIWDIDNEF, from the exons ATGATGGATCAAGCAAGATCAGCATTCTCTAACTTG tttggTGGAGAACCATTGTCATATACCCGGTTTAGTCTGGCTCGGCAAGTAGATGGCGATAACAGTCATGTGGAGATGAAACTAGCTGtagatgaagaagaaaatgttgaCAATAACATGAGGGGTAACCACACCAATGTCACAAAACCAAAAAGGTTAAATGGATATATCTGCTATGGGACTATTGCTGTAATCGTCTTTTTCTTGATTG GATTTATGATTGGCTACTTGGGCTATTGTAAACGTGTAGAACCAAAAGCCGATTGTGAGAGACCGGCAGGAAGAGAGCCTTCGTGCACAGAGGAGACAGAAACTTTCGAAACAGAAGAGCAGCTCCCCGAAACACGTCGCATATTTTGGGCAGACCTCAAATCAACGTTGTCCAAGAGACTGGATGCCATAGACTTCACCAGTGCCATCAA GATGCTGAATGGAAATTCTTATGTCCCTCGTGAGGCTGGATCTCAAAAAGATGAAAGCCTTGCTTTTTACATTGAAAATCAGTTCCGTGAACTTAAACTCAGCAAAGCCTGGCATGATGAACATTTTGTTAAGATTCAGGTCAAAGGCAG CAATGCTCACAACTCGGTGACCATAGTGAGTGAGAGCGGCAGCAGCAGTACAGTGTACCTGGTGGAGAATCCCGAGGGTTATGTGGCGTATAGTAAGGCTACGACAGTTACT GCTGCAAATGCTGAAAGTTTAAATGCAATCGGCGTCTTGATATACATGGACCAGACTAAATTTCCCATTGTTAATGCAGATCTTCCAGTTTTTGGACAT GCTCATCTGGGAACAGGTGACCCTTACACACCTGGATTCCCTTCTTTCAATCACACTCAGTTTCCACCATCTCAGTCATCAGGATTGCCTAACATACCTGTCCAAACAATTTCCAGAGCTGGTGCAGAAAAGCTATTTCG AAATATGGAAGGAGACTGTCCTCCTATTTGGGGATTAGACTCTTCATGTAAGCTGGTATCCTCACAGAACAAGAATGTGAAGCTCACTGTGAACAATGTGCTGAAAGAGATaagaatttttaacatctttggaGTTATTAAGGGCTTTGAAGAACCAG atcGCTATGTTATAGTAGGGGCCCAGAGGGATGCCTGGGGTCCTGGAGCTGCAAAGTCCAGTGTAGGAACAAGTCTCCTATTGAAACTTGCCCAGATACTTTCCGATATGGTCTTAAAAG GTCAGTTTAAACCCAGCAGGAGCATTGTCTTTGCCAGCTGGAGTGGTGGAGACTTTGGAGCTATTGGTGCCACTGAATGGCTAGAG gGATACCTTGCCTCCTTGCATTTAAAGGCTTTCACTTACATTAACCTGGATAAAGCTGTTCTTG GTACCAGCAAGTTCAAAGTTTCTTCCAGCCCACTGTTGTATTCGCTTATTGAGAAGACGATGCAAGAT gtgaaacaTCCAGTTACTGGGCTCTCTCTATATCGGGATAGCAACTGGATCAACAAAGT CGAGAAACTTTCTTTTGATAATGCTGCTTTCCCTTTCCTTGCATATTCTGGAATCCCAgcagtctctttctgtttttgtgag GACACAGATTACCCTTATTTGGGTACTCCCATGGATACCTATGAGGTACTGAATCAGAATGTTCCTCAGTTGAACAAAATGGCACGTGCAGCAGCAGAAGTAGCCGGTCTGCTTGTGATTAAACTTACCCATGATGTTGAATTGAACCTGAACTATGAGATGTATAATGACAAAATACTTTGGTTTGTGAGAGAAATGAACCAGTTCAGAGCAGACATAAAG GAGATGGGTCTGAATCTACAGTGGTTGTATTCTGCTCGTGGAGACTTCTTCCGTGCTACGTCTAGACTAACAACAGATTATAAGAATGCTGAGAGGACAAACAGATTTGTCATGAGGGAGATCAATGACCGTATCATGAAA GTGGAATATCACTTCCTGTCACCCTACGTATCTCCAAGAGAGTCTCCTTTCCGACATAtcttctggggctctggctctcaCACTCTGTCAGCTTTACTAGAGCACTTAAAGCTGCGGCAGAAAAATAACGGTGCTTTTAATGAAACACTGTTGAAAAACCAGTTGGCTCTAGCAACTTGGACTATTCAGGGAGCTGCAAATGCCCTCTCTGGTGACATCTGGGACATTgacaatgaattttaa
- the TFRC gene encoding transferrin receptor protein 1 isoform X2 — MMDQARSAFSNLFGGEPLSYTRFSLARQVDGDNSHVEMKLAVDEEENVDNNMRGNHTNVTKPKRLNGYICYGTIAVIVFFLIGFMIGYLGYCKRVEPKADCERPAGREPSCTEETETFETEEQLPETRRIFWADLKSTLSKRLDAIDFTSAIKMLNGNSYVPREAGSQKDESLAFYIENQFRELKLSKAWHDEHFVKIQVKGSNAHNSVTIVSESGSSSTVYLVENPEGYVAYSKATTVTGKLVHANFGTKKDFEDLNMPVNGSLVIVRAGKITFAEKAANAESLNAIGVLIYMDQTKFPIVNADLPVFGHAHLGTGDPYTPGFPSFNHTQFPPSQSSGLPNIPVQTISRAGAEKLFRNMEGDCPPIWGLDSSCKLVSSQNKNVKLTVNNVLKEIRIFNIFGVIKGFEEPDRYVIVGAQRDAWGPGAAKSSVGTSLLLKLAQILSDMVLKGQFKPSRSIVFASWSGGDFGAIGATEWLEGYLASLHLKAFTYINLDKAVLGTSKFKVSSSPLLYSLIEKTMQDVKHPVTGLSLYRDSNWINKVEKLSFDNAAFPFLAYSGIPAVSFCFCEDTDYPYLGTPMDTYEVLNQNVPQLNKMARAAAEVAGLLVIKLTHDVELNLNYEMYNDKILWFVREMNQFRADIKEMGLNLQWLYSARGDFFRATSRLTTDYKNAERTNRFVMREINDRIMKVEYHFLSPYVSPRESPFRHIFWGSGSHTLSALLEHLKLRQKNNGAFNETLLKNQLALATWTIQGAANALSGDIWDIDNEF, encoded by the exons ATGATGGATCAAGCAAGATCAGCATTCTCTAACTTG tttggTGGAGAACCATTGTCATATACCCGGTTTAGTCTGGCTCGGCAAGTAGATGGCGATAACAGTCATGTGGAGATGAAACTAGCTGtagatgaagaagaaaatgttgaCAATAACATGAGGGGTAACCACACCAATGTCACAAAACCAAAAAGGTTAAATGGATATATCTGCTATGGGACTATTGCTGTAATCGTCTTTTTCTTGATTG GATTTATGATTGGCTACTTGGGCTATTGTAAACGTGTAGAACCAAAAGCCGATTGTGAGAGACCGGCAGGAAGAGAGCCTTCGTGCACAGAGGAGACAGAAACTTTCGAAACAGAAGAGCAGCTCCCCGAAACACGTCGCATATTTTGGGCAGACCTCAAATCAACGTTGTCCAAGAGACTGGATGCCATAGACTTCACCAGTGCCATCAA GATGCTGAATGGAAATTCTTATGTCCCTCGTGAGGCTGGATCTCAAAAAGATGAAAGCCTTGCTTTTTACATTGAAAATCAGTTCCGTGAACTTAAACTCAGCAAAGCCTGGCATGATGAACATTTTGTTAAGATTCAGGTCAAAGGCAG CAATGCTCACAACTCGGTGACCATAGTGAGTGAGAGCGGCAGCAGCAGTACAGTGTACCTGGTGGAGAATCCCGAGGGTTATGTGGCGTATAGTAAGGCTACGACAGTTACT GGTAAACTGGTCCATGCTAATTTTGGCACTAAAAAAGACTTTGAGGATTTAAATATGCCTGTGAATGGATCTTTAGTGATTGTTAGAGCAGGGAAAATTACTTTTGCTGAAAAG GCTGCAAATGCTGAAAGTTTAAATGCAATCGGCGTCTTGATATACATGGACCAGACTAAATTTCCCATTGTTAATGCAGATCTTCCAGTTTTTGGACAT GCTCATCTGGGAACAGGTGACCCTTACACACCTGGATTCCCTTCTTTCAATCACACTCAGTTTCCACCATCTCAGTCATCAGGATTGCCTAACATACCTGTCCAAACAATTTCCAGAGCTGGTGCAGAAAAGCTATTTCG AAATATGGAAGGAGACTGTCCTCCTATTTGGGGATTAGACTCTTCATGTAAGCTGGTATCCTCACAGAACAAGAATGTGAAGCTCACTGTGAACAATGTGCTGAAAGAGATaagaatttttaacatctttggaGTTATTAAGGGCTTTGAAGAACCAG atcGCTATGTTATAGTAGGGGCCCAGAGGGATGCCTGGGGTCCTGGAGCTGCAAAGTCCAGTGTAGGAACAAGTCTCCTATTGAAACTTGCCCAGATACTTTCCGATATGGTCTTAAAAG GTCAGTTTAAACCCAGCAGGAGCATTGTCTTTGCCAGCTGGAGTGGTGGAGACTTTGGAGCTATTGGTGCCACTGAATGGCTAGAG gGATACCTTGCCTCCTTGCATTTAAAGGCTTTCACTTACATTAACCTGGATAAAGCTGTTCTTG GTACCAGCAAGTTCAAAGTTTCTTCCAGCCCACTGTTGTATTCGCTTATTGAGAAGACGATGCAAGAT gtgaaacaTCCAGTTACTGGGCTCTCTCTATATCGGGATAGCAACTGGATCAACAAAGT CGAGAAACTTTCTTTTGATAATGCTGCTTTCCCTTTCCTTGCATATTCTGGAATCCCAgcagtctctttctgtttttgtgag GACACAGATTACCCTTATTTGGGTACTCCCATGGATACCTATGAGGTACTGAATCAGAATGTTCCTCAGTTGAACAAAATGGCACGTGCAGCAGCAGAAGTAGCCGGTCTGCTTGTGATTAAACTTACCCATGATGTTGAATTGAACCTGAACTATGAGATGTATAATGACAAAATACTTTGGTTTGTGAGAGAAATGAACCAGTTCAGAGCAGACATAAAG GAGATGGGTCTGAATCTACAGTGGTTGTATTCTGCTCGTGGAGACTTCTTCCGTGCTACGTCTAGACTAACAACAGATTATAAGAATGCTGAGAGGACAAACAGATTTGTCATGAGGGAGATCAATGACCGTATCATGAAA GTGGAATATCACTTCCTGTCACCCTACGTATCTCCAAGAGAGTCTCCTTTCCGACATAtcttctggggctctggctctcaCACTCTGTCAGCTTTACTAGAGCACTTAAAGCTGCGGCAGAAAAATAACGGTGCTTTTAATGAAACACTGTTGAAAAACCAGTTGGCTCTAGCAACTTGGACTATTCAGGGAGCTGCAAATGCCCTCTCTGGTGACATCTGGGACATTgacaatgaattttaa